The Crocosphaera subtropica ATCC 51142 genome includes a window with the following:
- a CDS encoding glycosyltransferase produces the protein MTTNTTKSELNFIIDPEIKNDDFYQAIQEIARYSHIKTVLEIGSSSGQGSTEAFVKGLRENPNQPTLFCMEVSQTRFNALKNYYLNDSFVKCYNVSSIAINQFPDEATVTQFYDSYQTPLNEYPLDRVLGWLRQDIDYVKDAEVAENGIEIIKQENNIQQFDLVLIDGSEFTGAVELDQVYGAKIILLDDICTYKNWQSHHRLLSDPNYKLIQHNPTLRNGYSIFIRVDSLSIYQPPVTPLEEQPIHFFTIVLNGQPFIEYHINVLRQLPFKWHWHIIEGVAELRHDTAWSLAAGGEILEKIHNQGCSVDGTTEYLDNLQQQYPDNITIYRKQKGQFWDGKREMVNAPLTNIKEDCLLWQIDVDELWTVEQIIQAKELFNKHPEKTSAYFWCWYFVGEKLIISSRYCYTQNPHQEWLRVWRFQPGDSWEAHEPPRLVRSQPDGQIQDVAKINPFLHKETEKYGLLFQHFAYVTPDQLDFKESYYGYENALQEWKDLQEATDFPVFLKDYLSWVSDNTIAEPADICGIVPLMQRNTNDQTWHFLTSQEIQEKTMSLKKPFPQIVIDGVFFQFANSGIAQVWKSLLECWSENGFYQHIIVLDRAGTAPRIPNIRYRPVPAFDYTQTDVDSRMLQEICDEKGADLFISTYYTIPLSTPSVFMGYDMIPEVMGVDLDNVGWREKHYGIMHASSYITISENTAYDLTKFFPHISPDNVTVAHCGLKSVFSPASDQEIDNFKQKYNIDKPYVLLVGERMGVNSYKNAIYLFRTFSKLVNKKEFSIVCVGGKSELEPELVQLSQDVTTHVLPLEDEELKRAYSGALVYICTSKYEGFGLPILEAMACGCPVITSCHSSIPEVAGDAALYVEQSNECDLMDALYKVQNPEIRQQLIKAGFEQIQQFSWSKMADIMADVFLKTANKIKQEKTELTPPIWNALRKQQSLVKQANNLVEQTQQELANIRHQVQQYQQALEECRQQSQNSTYYSGEITRLQQQLEVASTEIEAMKTSKFWKLRGKWFSVKQKLGLPIDDV, from the coding sequence ATGACAACTAACACAACAAAATCAGAACTTAATTTTATTATTGATCCTGAAATCAAAAATGACGATTTTTATCAAGCGATTCAAGAAATTGCTCGTTATAGTCACATTAAAACTGTGTTAGAAATAGGTTCGTCTTCAGGACAAGGAAGTACAGAAGCTTTTGTTAAAGGGTTAAGAGAAAATCCCAACCAACCTACTTTATTTTGTATGGAAGTTTCTCAAACTCGTTTTAATGCTTTAAAAAATTATTATCTTAATGATTCATTTGTTAAATGTTATAATGTCTCTTCCATTGCAATTAATCAATTTCCTGATGAAGCAACGGTTACTCAATTTTATGACTCTTATCAAACACCCTTGAATGAATATCCCCTAGATAGAGTTTTAGGTTGGTTGCGTCAAGATATTGATTACGTCAAAGATGCTGAAGTGGCTGAAAATGGTATTGAAATCATCAAACAAGAAAATAATATACAACAATTTGATCTGGTATTAATTGATGGATCTGAGTTTACAGGAGCGGTAGAATTAGATCAAGTTTACGGCGCAAAAATTATTCTTTTAGATGATATTTGTACTTACAAAAATTGGCAAAGTCATCATCGCTTATTATCTGATCCTAACTATAAATTGATTCAGCATAATCCTACCCTTCGTAATGGTTATTCTATTTTTATCAGAGTTGATTCTTTGTCTATTTATCAACCTCCAGTCACCCCCTTAGAGGAGCAACCCATTCACTTTTTTACCATTGTTTTAAATGGACAGCCTTTCATTGAATATCATATTAATGTTTTACGACAACTTCCTTTTAAATGGCATTGGCATATTATTGAAGGAGTAGCAGAATTAAGACATGATACAGCTTGGAGTTTAGCAGCAGGAGGAGAAATTTTAGAGAAGATTCATAATCAAGGATGTAGTGTTGATGGAACAACGGAATATTTAGATAATTTACAACAGCAATATCCCGATAATATTACCATTTACCGCAAACAAAAAGGGCAGTTTTGGGACGGTAAACGAGAAATGGTTAATGCGCCTTTAACTAATATTAAAGAAGACTGTCTTCTGTGGCAAATTGATGTCGATGAGTTATGGACAGTGGAGCAAATTATTCAAGCAAAAGAACTATTTAATAAGCATCCTGAGAAAACATCTGCTTATTTTTGGTGCTGGTATTTTGTAGGAGAAAAACTGATCATTAGTAGTCGTTATTGTTACACACAAAATCCTCATCAAGAATGGTTAAGAGTGTGGCGTTTTCAACCAGGAGATAGTTGGGAAGCTCATGAACCCCCAAGATTAGTCCGTTCTCAACCCGATGGTCAAATTCAAGATGTAGCAAAGATTAATCCCTTTTTACACAAAGAAACTGAAAAATATGGGTTACTTTTTCAGCATTTTGCTTATGTGACTCCTGATCAACTAGACTTTAAAGAAAGCTATTATGGTTATGAAAATGCTCTGCAAGAATGGAAAGATTTGCAAGAAGCAACAGATTTTCCCGTATTTCTCAAAGATTATTTATCATGGGTAAGCGACAATACCATTGCTGAACCGGCTGATATTTGTGGTATTGTTCCTTTGATGCAAAGAAATACAAATGATCAAACATGGCATTTTCTAACTTCTCAAGAAATTCAAGAAAAAACGATGAGTCTTAAAAAACCATTTCCTCAAATTGTTATTGATGGAGTCTTCTTCCAATTTGCTAATTCTGGTATTGCACAAGTTTGGAAAAGCTTATTAGAATGCTGGTCAGAAAATGGATTTTATCAGCATATCATTGTTTTAGATCGTGCAGGAACAGCCCCCAGAATTCCCAATATTCGCTATCGTCCTGTTCCCGCTTTTGACTATACCCAAACTGATGTAGATTCTCGAATGCTCCAGGAAATTTGTGATGAAAAGGGGGCCGATTTATTCATTTCAACTTATTACACCATACCCCTATCTACCCCATCAGTTTTTATGGGCTATGATATGATTCCAGAGGTGATGGGAGTAGATTTAGATAATGTTGGTTGGCGAGAAAAACACTATGGTATTATGCACGCTTCTAGCTACATTACCATATCTGAAAATACAGCCTATGATTTAACCAAGTTCTTTCCCCATATTTCACCTGATAACGTAACAGTTGCTCATTGTGGACTGAAATCAGTTTTTTCTCCAGCGAGTGATCAAGAAATTGATAATTTTAAACAGAAGTACAATATTGATAAACCTTATGTGCTGTTAGTAGGGGAAAGAATGGGAGTTAATAGTTATAAAAATGCTATTTATTTATTTAGAACCTTCTCAAAACTGGTTAATAAAAAAGAATTTTCTATTGTGTGTGTGGGAGGAAAATCAGAATTAGAACCCGAATTAGTTCAGCTTTCTCAAGATGTCACTACCCATGTATTACCCTTAGAAGATGAAGAATTAAAAAGAGCTTATTCAGGTGCATTGGTTTATATTTGTACATCTAAATATGAAGGATTTGGCTTACCTATTTTAGAAGCAATGGCCTGTGGTTGTCCTGTGATTACCAGTTGCCATTCTTCCATTCCTGAAGTCGCAGGAGATGCTGCTTTATATGTTGAACAATCTAATGAATGTGACTTAATGGATGCCCTTTATAAAGTGCAAAATCCTGAGATTCGGCAACAATTAATTAAGGCAGGATTTGAGCAAATTCAACAATTTTCTTGGTCAAAGATGGCAGATATTATGGCAGATGTTTTCTTGAAAACTGCAAATAAGATTAAACAGGAGAAAACAGAACTAACTCCACCAATTTGGAACGCCTTAAGAAAACAACAAAGTTTAGTTAAACAAGCGAACAATCTTGTTGAACAAACCCAACAAGAATTAGCCAATATTCGTCATCAAGTTCAGCAGTATCAACAAGCATTAGAAGAATGTCGTCAACAGTCTCAAAATTCTACTTATTATAGTGGCGAAATTACTCGTTTACAACAGCAATTAGAAGTGGCTTCTACTGAAAT
- a CDS encoding glycosyltransferase has protein sequence MLNSNKIRISVITVCRNAENFIEKVIQSVVNQDYSNLEYIIIDGDSQDNTISIIEKYLGKIAKFISEPDEGIYSAMNKAIRYSTGDFLCFINADDYFVDNRVISDVANYIIEHPSSEFIYGDLEVRYPSGRLINVNPPPPEKVLDELVCGCLPHQASFSKADLFFSKVGFFNENYQISSDYEWFLRLASHETVKLSYYPRLISSYYLGGLSSQIKISVPESYRIQNQHPLYQTPYWMKRRILKYQEFVINLREWLAATEESRDYFQEQYSMLEEKYQTLEKENHKLQEQLKKSIS, from the coding sequence ATGCTTAACTCAAACAAAATAAGAATCTCAGTCATTACTGTTTGTAGGAATGCTGAGAACTTCATAGAGAAAGTAATACAGAGTGTTGTGAATCAAGATTATTCTAACCTTGAATATATTATTATTGATGGTGATTCTCAAGATAACACAATCTCAATCATTGAAAAATATCTAGGAAAAATTGCTAAGTTTATTAGTGAACCTGATGAGGGTATTTATTCAGCAATGAATAAGGCAATCAGGTATTCAACTGGAGACTTTCTCTGCTTTATTAATGCTGATGATTATTTTGTTGATAATCGTGTCATTTCTGATGTGGCCAACTATATAATAGAACATCCTTCTTCTGAATTTATTTATGGAGATTTAGAAGTTCGTTATCCTTCGGGGCGTTTAATTAATGTTAATCCCCCTCCTCCAGAAAAGGTTCTTGATGAATTAGTTTGTGGTTGTCTTCCTCATCAAGCAAGTTTTTCTAAGGCTGACCTTTTTTTCTCGAAGGTGGGATTTTTTAATGAGAATTATCAAATATCATCAGACTACGAATGGTTTTTAAGATTAGCTAGTCATGAAACCGTTAAATTAAGTTATTATCCTAGATTAATTAGTTCTTACTATTTAGGGGGATTATCTAGTCAAATTAAAATTTCTGTTCCTGAATCTTATCGTATTCAAAATCAACATCCCCTGTATCAAACTCCCTACTGGATGAAACGAAGGATTTTGAAATATCAAGAGTTTGTGATTAATTTAAGGGAATGGTTAGCTGCTACTGAAGAAAGTAGAGATTATTTTCAAGAGCAGTATTCAATGTTAGAAGAAAAATATCAAACCCTAGAAAAAGAAAATCACAAATTACAGGAACAATTAAAAAAATCTATATCTTAA